A region of Crenobacter cavernae DNA encodes the following proteins:
- a CDS encoding amino acid permease — MQQTPQQETLHRGLEERHINLMALGAAIGVGLFLGSAKAIKLAGPAIMISYALGGFAIFLIMRALGEMAIHNPVAGSFSRYAKDYIGPLTGYLTGWTYWFMWIVTCMAEITAVGVYMGMWYPDVPPWIWALSALVIMGSVNFIAVKAYGEFEFWFALIKIVTIVLMIVSGGGMIFFGLANDGQALGIANLFSHGGFMPKGFEGVLMALPMVMFAYLGVEMIGLTAGEAKNPKKTLARAVDSVFWRILIFYIGALFVILSIYPWNEIGAKGSPFVMTFEKMGIPAAAGLINFVVLTAALSSCNSGIFSTGRMLFNLSEQSQAHPLFAKLGKNGVPNAAVLVSCVLLLIGVALNYVAPEEVFTWFTAIATFGAIWTWAVILLAQMNFRKTLSAAELAELPSKMPLFPYGSYIALAFLALVIGVMTYFPDTRVALIVGPGWLVLLIAVYYGTGMHRKTAEPRLQTESR; from the coding sequence ATGCAGCAAACACCGCAACAAGAAACCTTACACCGCGGCCTCGAAGAGAGGCACATCAACCTGATGGCGCTCGGCGCCGCGATCGGCGTCGGCCTGTTCCTCGGCTCGGCCAAGGCGATCAAGCTCGCCGGCCCGGCGATCATGATCTCGTACGCGCTCGGCGGCTTCGCCATCTTCCTGATCATGCGCGCGCTCGGCGAGATGGCGATCCATAACCCGGTCGCCGGCTCGTTCAGCCGCTACGCTAAGGACTATATTGGCCCGCTGACCGGCTATCTGACCGGCTGGACCTACTGGTTCATGTGGATCGTCACCTGCATGGCCGAGATCACCGCGGTCGGCGTCTATATGGGGATGTGGTACCCGGACGTGCCGCCGTGGATCTGGGCGCTGTCGGCGCTGGTGATCATGGGCTCGGTCAACTTCATCGCGGTCAAGGCCTACGGTGAGTTCGAGTTCTGGTTCGCGCTGATCAAGATCGTCACCATCGTGCTGATGATCGTGTCGGGCGGCGGGATGATCTTCTTCGGACTCGCCAACGACGGGCAAGCGCTGGGCATCGCCAACCTGTTCAGCCACGGCGGCTTCATGCCCAAGGGCTTCGAAGGCGTGCTGATGGCGCTGCCGATGGTGATGTTCGCCTATCTGGGCGTAGAGATGATCGGCCTGACCGCCGGCGAAGCGAAGAACCCGAAGAAAACGCTCGCGCGCGCGGTCGACTCGGTATTCTGGCGGATTTTGATTTTCTATATCGGCGCGCTGTTCGTGATCCTGTCGATCTATCCGTGGAACGAGATCGGCGCCAAGGGCAGCCCGTTCGTGATGACCTTCGAGAAGATGGGCATCCCGGCCGCCGCCGGCCTGATCAACTTCGTCGTGCTGACCGCGGCGCTGTCGTCGTGCAACAGCGGCATCTTCAGCACCGGCCGCATGCTGTTCAATCTGTCCGAACAGTCTCAGGCGCATCCGCTGTTCGCGAAGCTCGGCAAAAACGGCGTGCCGAACGCCGCGGTGCTGGTGTCGTGCGTGCTGCTCTTGATCGGCGTCGCGCTCAACTACGTCGCGCCGGAAGAGGTGTTCACCTGGTTCACCGCCATCGCGACCTTCGGCGCGATCTGGACCTGGGCGGTCATCCTGTTGGCGCAGATGAACTTCCGCAAGACGCTGAGCGCCGCCGAGCTGGCCGAGCTGCCGAGCAAGATGCCTCTCTTCCCGTACGGCTCGTATATCGCGCTGGCCTTCCTCGCGCTTGTGATCGGCGTGATGACCTACTTCCCGGACACCCGCGTCGCGCTGATCGTCGGCCCGGGCTGGCTCGTACTGCTGATCGCGGTCTACTACGGCACGGGCATGCACCGCAAGACGGCCGAGCCGCGCCTGCAGACCGAGAGCCGCTGA
- the gcvH gene encoding glycine cleavage system protein GcvH, producing MSDIKFTESHEWLRSEADGTATVGITGFAQEQLGDIVFVQLPKVGERFAAGDEAATIESVKAAGEIKIPVAGTIVEVNAALEGEPSLVNDAPLSDGWFFKVKLDDAEELAGLLTETAYQQLVGDLA from the coding sequence ATGAGCGACATCAAATTCACCGAATCCCACGAATGGCTGCGCAGCGAGGCTGACGGCACCGCGACCGTCGGCATCACCGGCTTCGCGCAGGAACAGCTCGGCGACATCGTATTCGTGCAGCTGCCGAAGGTCGGCGAGCGTTTCGCCGCCGGCGACGAGGCGGCGACGATCGAATCGGTGAAGGCCGCCGGCGAGATCAAGATCCCGGTCGCCGGCACCATCGTCGAGGTGAACGCCGCGCTCGAAGGCGAGCCGTCTCTCGTCAACGACGCACCGCTTTCTGACGGCTGGTTCTTCAAGGTCAAGCTCGACGACGCAGAGGAGCTTGCCGGTCTCCTGACCGAAACCGCCTACCAGCAACTGGTCGGCGACCTCGCCTGA